Sequence from the Mycobacterium florentinum genome:
CAGCCGCGCTGCAGTTCGAACAGCGGAATGACCCGGCTTGTCTTCGACTGGTATTCGGCGAAGCCCGGCGCCACGGCAACCACCTTGTCGAACAGCTGCTCGCGCTCGGCGAGCGGCAGTTCGTGCGCCGTCACGCCGTACGCTTGCACTCCCTCGGGGGCGCCGACCTCGATGTGCGCCTGCGGGTTGGCCCGCAGGTTGTGCACCCAGGCCGGATCCTTGGGCGCACCGGCGAACGAGCCGATGATGATCAGCTTGCCGTCGATGGTGAAGTACGCCAGCGGCGATACCCGCTGCTGCCCGGACTTGGCGCCCGTCGTGGTGAGCAGCAACAGGTCGGCGCCTTCGAACTGGCCGCCGACCTTGCCGCCATTGGCGCGGAATTCGTCGGCGATCGCGGTGTTGAACGACTTGACTGTTTCGGTGTCAGGGAACTGTTCGGTCATGCCTGGTCAACCTGTTTGGGTTTGGCATCTATTCCGGATTCCTTGCGCTGTTGGGCCGTGATCGGCGCGGGCGCATCGGTCAGTGGGTCGACGCCGCCGCCGGTCTTCGGGAAGGCGATCACCTCGCGGATGGAGTCCACCCCGGACAGCAGCGCGTTGATCCGGTCCCAGCCGAACGCGATGCCGCCGTGCGGCGGTGCGCCAAAGGTGAACGCCTCCAACAGGAATCCGAACTTCTCCTCGGCCTCGGCCTGGTCCAGGCCCATCACCGCGAACACCTTTTCCTGGACGTCGCGACGGTGGATACGGATCGAGCCCCCACCGATCTCGTTGCCGTTGCAGACGATGTCGTACGCGTCGGCCAGGACGTTGCCCGTGTCGGTCTCGATGGCGTCCTCCTGGCCCGCTTTGGGCGAGGTGAACGCGTGGTGCACCGCGGTCCAGGCGCCGGAACCGACGGCGACGTCACCGGCGGCGGTTGCGTCCTCGGCGGGCTCGAACAGCGGCGGGTCGACCACCCAGACGAACGCCCAGGCGCCGGCGTCGATCAGGTTGAGCCGGTTGGCGATTTCGCCGCGGGCCGCACCCAGCAGCGCGCGCGACGCCTTCGCCGGTCCGGCCGAGAAGAAGATGCAGTCGCCGGGGCCGGCCCCGACGTGGCCGGCCAGGCCGTCGCGTTCGGCGTCGGTCAGGTTCTTGGCCACCGGTCCGGAGAGCTCACCGTCGTCGCCGACCAGCACGTAGGCCAGGCCGCGGTGCCCGCGCTGTTTTGCCCACTCCTGCCAGCCGTCCAGGGTGCGGCGCGGCTGCGACGCCCCGCCGGGCATCACGACCGCACCGACATACGGCGCCTGAAAGACACGGAATGTGGTGTCGGAGAAGAACTCCGTGCATTCGACGAGCTCCAGGCCGAAGCGCATGTCCGGCTTGTCGGAGCCGAACCGTCGCATGGCATCGGCATAGCTGATCCGCGGGATCGGCGTCGGGATCTGGTAGCCGATCAGCGACCACAGCGCGCTCAGGATCTCCTCGGAAATCGCGATGATGTCCTCGACGGCGACGAAGCTCATCTCCATGTCGAGCTGGGTGAATTCCGGCTGCCGGTCGGCGCGGAAATCCTCGTCGCGGTAGCAGCGGGCGATCTGGTAGTAGCGCTCCATGCCGGCCACCATCAGCAACTGCTTGAACAGCTGCGGGCTTTGCGGCAGCGCGTAGAACGACCCGGGGTGCAGCCGGGCCGGCACCAGGAAGTCGCGCGCACCCTCCGGTGTCGAGCGCGTGATCGTCGGCGTCTCGATCTCGACGAAGTCGTGACGCGCCAGCACCGAACGGGCGGCGGCATTCACCTTGGAGCGCAACCGAATTGCCGCGGCCGGGCCGTCGCGACGCAGGTCGAGATAGCGGTACTTCAGCCGCAGCTCCTCCCCCGCCGGCTCGTCGAGTTGGAAAGGCAGCGGCGCACTTTCGCCGAGCACGGTCAGCGACGTGACGTTGAGTTCGACATCGCCGGTGGGAATCTCGGCGTTGGCGTTGCCTTCCGGGCGGATCTCGACCACGCCGGAGACCGCGACGCAGAATTCGGCACGCAACCGGTGCGCCTGCTCCAGCACGTCTGCCGCGCGGAAGACGACCTGCGCGATGCCGGACGCGTCCCGCAGGTCGATGAAGATGACGCCACCGTGATCGCGGCGGCGAGCCACCCACCCGACCAGCGTGACCTGTTGGCCGGCGTCGTGATCCCGTAGCGAACCAGCGGCGTGGCTGCGCAGCACGAATACTCCTCTTGACGTTGGACGACTGACCAGTCTAAGGGGCGGTGTAGCTTCGCTTTTATCGCCACAAACATCGCGCTCGTGGGTCCCGGTGCTGTCGGCACGACGGTCGCCGCGCTGTTGTACAAGGCCGGGCATTCGGTGCTGGTCTGCGGGCGCAGCGCCCGCGACAGCGTCGAACTGCGTCCCGACGGCCAGGACCCGATCGTGGTGCCCGGGCCGGTGCTCACCGATCCCGCCCTGATCTCCGACCCCGTCGACGTCGTGATCCTGGCGGTCAAGGCCACCCAGAACGACGCCGCGGCGGGCTGGCTGTCGCGCCTGTGCGACGAGCACACCATCGTCACCGTGCTGCAGAACGGCGTCGAGCAGGTCGAACAGGTCCAGCCGCTGTGCCCGTCGTCGGCCGTGGTCCCGGGAATCGTCTGGTATTCCGCCGAGACCCAGCCCGAGGGTTGGGTACGGCTGCGCACCGAAGCCGCCCTGGTGCTGCCCGGCGGGCCCTCGGCCGAGAGGGTTGCCGAGCTGTTGCGCGGTGCCGGCTGCCAGGTGGACTGCGACCCGGACCTCCTCACCGCGGGCTGGCGCAAGCTGCTCACCAATGCACTGGCCGGCTTCATGGCGCTGTCCGGGCGCCGCTCCGGGATGTTTCGCCGCGACGACGTCGCCGCGTTGTCGCGCCAGTACGTGGCCGAATGCCTGGCGGTCGCGCGGGCCGAGGGTGCCCGGCTGCCGGACAGCGTGGTCGACGAGCTGACCGACCTGTTCCGTCAGGCGCCGGAAGACATGGGCACCTCGATACTGGCCGACCGGGAGCAGCACCGGCCGATGGAATGGGACATCCGCAACGGGGTGATCATCCGCAAGGCACGCGCGCACAACCTGGCGACGCCGATCAGCGATGTGCTGGTACCGCTGCTCGCCGCCGCCAGCGACGGGCCCGGCTAAATTCAAGCCATGCATGCCTGCGAGCGCGTCGACCTCGACTTCATCGATAACGCGCCATTCGTATTCCGCAACAGCGTCGACCTGACCGTCACACCCGAGCAGCTGTTCGAAGTGCTGGCCGACGCCGCGGCGTGGCCGCGCTGGGCGTCGGTGATCACCATGGTGACCTGGACCAGTCCGGAGCCGCGCGGGGTCGGCACCACCCGTATCGTCGAGATGCGCGGCGACATCGTCGGCGACGAAGAGTTCATCGCCTGGGAACCGTTCACCCACATGGCATTCCGGTTCAACCAGTGCTCCACCAAAGCAGTGGCCGCCTTCGCCGAGGACTACCGCGTCGAGGCCATCCCCGGCGGCTGCCGGCTGACCTGGACCCTGGCCCAAAAACCCGCCGGGCCCGCGCGATTGGCGATGGTCTTCACCGGGCCGCTGTTGAACCTGGGGCTGCGCCGATTTCTCCGCAACCTGCGCCGCTACACCGACAGCCGATTTGCCGCTACGCAACAACGTTAGGTGTGTGCAAAGCTAAATCATGACCTTCAACGAGGGTATGCAGATCGACACCAGCACCGCGGAGTCATCCGGTGGTGGCGGCATGGGGATGGCCCTCGGGGGCGGCGGCGTCGGGCTGCTGATCCTGGTCGCGGCCCTGTTCTTCGGCATCGATCCGGGCAAGGTGATGCCCCCGCCGAGCGCGAACACCGGCGGCTACTCGGCTCCCGGGTTCGACTTGAGCCAGTGCAAGACCGGGGCCGACGCCAACAAGTACGTGCAGTGCCGCGTGGTCGCCACCGGCAACTCCGTGGACGCGGTCTGGCACCAGCTGATGCCGAACTACACCCGCCCGCATGTGCGTCTGTTCACCAGTTCGGTGAACACCGGCTGCGGACCGGCCACCACCGCGGTCGGGCCGTTCTACTGCCCGGTGGACCAGACCGCGTACTTCGACACCGACTTCTTCAAGGAGCTGGTCGACAAATTCGGTTCCAGCGGTGGGCCTTTCGCGCAGGAGTACGTGGTCGCCCACGAATACGGTCACCACGTCCAGCAATTGCAGGGCGTCCTGGGCCGCTCCCAGCAGGGCGCGCAGGGCGCCGGCGGGAACGGGGTTCGCACCGAGTTGCAGGCCGACTGCTACGCCGGCATCTGGGCGCACTACGCGTCGACGGTCAAGCAGGAGAGCACCGGCGTGCCGTACCTAGAGCCCTTGAGCGACAAGGATATTCAGGATGCTCTGTCGGCCGCCGCGTCGGTCGGCGATGACCGGATCCAAAAGGAGTCGACCGGGCGCGTCAACCCCGAGTCGTGGACACACGGATCGGCCGCGCAACGCCAGAAGTGGTTCACCATCGGTTATCAGACCGGCGACCCGCATCAGTGCGACACGTTCGCCTCGACGGATCTCGGCTAAACCCCGGCCAGTAGACCCTTCAGCTCGGCGCGGCCCTGCTCGTCGAGTGGCAGCAGCGGTGCTCGCGGGTCCCCGATCGGGAAACCGAGCAAGTCCAGACCGGCCTTCACTGTGGTGGGCAGACCGCCCGCCACGATGAACTCCAGCAGCGGCTTGAGGTCGTCGTAAAGCTTCTGGGCCTTCTCGAGGTCTCCCGCGCGCACCGCGTCGTACAGGTCGATGCACGGCTGCGGCCGCAGATTCGGTGCGGCCGTGCACCATCCGGAGGCGCCCGCCTTCAGCGCGTCGAGCACCAGCGGATTGCTGCCGTTGTAGAACGGCAGTCGGCCGCCGGACAATTCGGTGATGCGCTGCATGCGCGTCAGGTCACCGGTGGATTCCTTGACCATGGCGACGTTGTCGATGTTCTCGAACATCGAGACCAGCAGCTCGGGGCTCATGTCCACGCCGCTGGTGGCCGGGTTGTTGTAGGCCATGATCGGGATTGAGATGGCGTCGCCGATGCTGCGGTAGTGCTGGAACACCTCGCGCTCGGCGAGCTTCCAGTACGACACCGGCAGGACCATCACGGCGTCGGCACCGGCCTGTTGTGCGTACTTCGCACGCCGAATCGTCTTGGCAGTGGTCACATCTGACACGCCCACCACGACGGGCACCCGGCCGGCGACGGCGCCGATCGTGGTGTCCACCACCGCGTCGAACTCCGGCTCTTCGAGATAAGCCAACTCGCCGGTGCTGCCCAGCGGCGCGATCCCGTGCACCCCGGCGGACACCAGCCGGTCGACCAGCGCGGCCAGCCGGGCGGTGTCGATGCCGTCGTTGAAGGGGGTCACCGGGTAGGCGATGATGCCGTGGATCTTGGCGGACACAGGGCTCCTCAGCTCGTCAGGACATCGGGATGGCGGGCCAGCGCGCGGCGCGCGTAGTAGGCGAAGTTGGCCTGGCTGCGTTTGGGTGTCAGCGTCCAGTCGTGGGCCTCGCGGGCCAGCGGCTCGGGCAGCGGCTTGATCCGGCCGGCGGCCATGGCCGCCAGTTGCAGCTTCGCCGCCCGCTCGATCAGGATCCCAAGCGAGCAGGCCTCCTCGACGCTGGAGCCGGCGATCACCTGCCCGTGATGCGCGAGCAGCACCGCCTTCTTGTCGCCGAGCGCGGCGGCGATGATCTCGCCCTCCTCGTTGCCGACCGGCACCCCCGGCCACTCGGGCAGGAACGCGCAGTCGCCGTAGAGCGGCGTGGTGTCCATGTGGGAGATGACCAGCGGGACCTCCAGCATCGACAACGCCGCCACGTGAAAGGCGTGGGTGTGCACGATACATTGCACATCGGGCCGGGCGCGATAGATCCAGCTGTGAAAACGGTTGGCGGGGTTGGCCATTCCGTCCCCGTCGAGCACGTTGAGGTCCTCGTCGACCAGCAGCAGGTTGGCGTCGGTGATCTCGTCGAACCCGAGGCCCAGCCGTTGGGTGTAGTAGGTGCCGGCGGCTTCGGCGCGGGCGGTGATCTGTCCGGCCAGCCCGGAATCGTGACCCGCGTCGAACAGGGCCCGGCAGGTCAGCGCCAGCTTCTGGCGCGTGGTCAGCTGCGAATCGGCGATGTTGGCGGCCAGCTGCTGCTCGGCGCGACGCATCAGTTCGGGCTTCGAGTCGCCGAACGTGGTTGCCATGAC
This genomic interval carries:
- a CDS encoding nitroreductase family deazaflavin-dependent oxidoreductase, encoding MTEQFPDTETVKSFNTAIADEFRANGGKVGGQFEGADLLLLTTTGAKSGQQRVSPLAYFTIDGKLIIIGSFAGAPKDPAWVHNLRANPQAHIEVGAPEGVQAYGVTAHELPLAEREQLFDKVVAVAPGFAEYQSKTSRVIPLFELQRG
- the aspS gene encoding aspartate--tRNA ligase, whose protein sequence is MLRSHAAGSLRDHDAGQQVTLVGWVARRRDHGGVIFIDLRDASGIAQVVFRAADVLEQAHRLRAEFCVAVSGVVEIRPEGNANAEIPTGDVELNVTSLTVLGESAPLPFQLDEPAGEELRLKYRYLDLRRDGPAAAIRLRSKVNAAARSVLARHDFVEIETPTITRSTPEGARDFLVPARLHPGSFYALPQSPQLFKQLLMVAGMERYYQIARCYRDEDFRADRQPEFTQLDMEMSFVAVEDIIAISEEILSALWSLIGYQIPTPIPRISYADAMRRFGSDKPDMRFGLELVECTEFFSDTTFRVFQAPYVGAVVMPGGASQPRRTLDGWQEWAKQRGHRGLAYVLVGDDGELSGPVAKNLTDAERDGLAGHVGAGPGDCIFFSAGPAKASRALLGAARGEIANRLNLIDAGAWAFVWVVDPPLFEPAEDATAAGDVAVGSGAWTAVHHAFTSPKAGQEDAIETDTGNVLADAYDIVCNGNEIGGGSIRIHRRDVQEKVFAVMGLDQAEAEEKFGFLLEAFTFGAPPHGGIAFGWDRINALLSGVDSIREVIAFPKTGGGVDPLTDAPAPITAQQRKESGIDAKPKQVDQA
- a CDS encoding oxidoreductase, with amino-acid sequence MGPGAVGTTVAALLYKAGHSVLVCGRSARDSVELRPDGQDPIVVPGPVLTDPALISDPVDVVILAVKATQNDAAAGWLSRLCDEHTIVTVLQNGVEQVEQVQPLCPSSAVVPGIVWYSAETQPEGWVRLRTEAALVLPGGPSAERVAELLRGAGCQVDCDPDLLTAGWRKLLTNALAGFMALSGRRSGMFRRDDVAALSRQYVAECLAVARAEGARLPDSVVDELTDLFRQAPEDMGTSILADREQHRPMEWDIRNGVIIRKARAHNLATPISDVLVPLLAAASDGPG
- a CDS encoding SRPBCC family protein yields the protein MHACERVDLDFIDNAPFVFRNSVDLTVTPEQLFEVLADAAAWPRWASVITMVTWTSPEPRGVGTTRIVEMRGDIVGDEEFIAWEPFTHMAFRFNQCSTKAVAAFAEDYRVEAIPGGCRLTWTLAQKPAGPARLAMVFTGPLLNLGLRRFLRNLRRYTDSRFAATQQR
- the ypfJ gene encoding KPN_02809 family neutral zinc metallopeptidase, which codes for MTFNEGMQIDTSTAESSGGGGMGMALGGGGVGLLILVAALFFGIDPGKVMPPPSANTGGYSAPGFDLSQCKTGADANKYVQCRVVATGNSVDAVWHQLMPNYTRPHVRLFTSSVNTGCGPATTAVGPFYCPVDQTAYFDTDFFKELVDKFGSSGGPFAQEYVVAHEYGHHVQQLQGVLGRSQQGAQGAGGNGVRTELQADCYAGIWAHYASTVKQESTGVPYLEPLSDKDIQDALSAAASVGDDRIQKESTGRVNPESWTHGSAAQRQKWFTIGYQTGDPHQCDTFASTDLG
- a CDS encoding dihydrodipicolinate synthase family protein gives rise to the protein MSAKIHGIIAYPVTPFNDGIDTARLAALVDRLVSAGVHGIAPLGSTGELAYLEEPEFDAVVDTTIGAVAGRVPVVVGVSDVTTAKTIRRAKYAQQAGADAVMVLPVSYWKLAEREVFQHYRSIGDAISIPIMAYNNPATSGVDMSPELLVSMFENIDNVAMVKESTGDLTRMQRITELSGGRLPFYNGSNPLVLDALKAGASGWCTAAPNLRPQPCIDLYDAVRAGDLEKAQKLYDDLKPLLEFIVAGGLPTTVKAGLDLLGFPIGDPRAPLLPLDEQGRAELKGLLAGV
- a CDS encoding aldolase, giving the protein MATTFGDSKPELMRRAEQQLAANIADSQLTTRQKLALTCRALFDAGHDSGLAGQITARAEAAGTYYTQRLGLGFDEITDANLLLVDEDLNVLDGDGMANPANRFHSWIYRARPDVQCIVHTHAFHVAALSMLEVPLVISHMDTTPLYGDCAFLPEWPGVPVGNEEGEIIAAALGDKKAVLLAHHGQVIAGSSVEEACSLGILIERAAKLQLAAMAAGRIKPLPEPLAREAHDWTLTPKRSQANFAYYARRALARHPDVLTS